From Pseudoalteromonas sp. DL-6, one genomic window encodes:
- a CDS encoding ATP-binding cassette domain-containing protein, with product MISLNNVFFTRQDGGLKRQIINDLSLTILPAAHIALLGDSGSGKTTLLNLLAGLLSPDAGTITVNKQKISELSANELALYRRKIGIIFQHYQLLSPLNVKDNMCFQARLNGLSPSDDEVNTMAKKLGLEGKLTAMPEQLSGGEQQRVGIGRALLNKPKLLLADEPTGNLDAARSLDIVTLLKNLCEEQQIILIMVTHSQRLADQFATQLFLKDGQING from the coding sequence ATGATTTCGCTAAATAATGTGTTTTTTACACGCCAAGATGGTGGCTTAAAACGACAAATAATTAATGACTTATCGTTAACTATTTTGCCTGCGGCGCACATTGCCTTACTAGGTGATAGTGGCTCGGGTAAAACAACATTATTAAATTTATTAGCCGGTTTACTGTCTCCAGATGCAGGAACTATTACGGTTAATAAACAAAAAATTAGTGAATTGAGTGCCAATGAGCTTGCGCTTTATCGGCGTAAAATAGGTATTATTTTTCAGCATTACCAATTACTCAGCCCGTTAAATGTGAAAGACAATATGTGCTTTCAAGCAAGGCTTAATGGGTTATCGCCTAGCGACGATGAAGTAAATACGATGGCTAAAAAACTGGGTTTAGAAGGCAAGCTTACAGCAATGCCTGAACAACTCTCAGGTGGCGAGCAGCAACGGGTGGGCATAGGCCGTGCGCTATTAAATAAGCCTAAGCTGTTATTGGCTGATGAACCTACGGGTAACCTTGATGCCGCTCGCTCACTCGATATAGTTACGCTACTAAAAAACCTGTGCGAAGAGCAGCAAATAATACTTATTATGGTCACTCATAGTCAGCGATTGGCCGATCAGTTTGCTACGCAATTGTTTTTAAAAGATGGCCAAATTAATGGCTGA
- a CDS encoding monovalent cation:proton antiporter-2 (CPA2) family protein, producing MLEIALIYLAAAIVAVPIAKRLGLGSVLGYLIAGILIGPYALGVVGDQTDVMHFAEFGVVMMLFLVGLELQPSRLWTLRHSILGLGGLQVVLSAAAIFAFCYWFFAMHWQTALAIGLMLALSSTAIVLQSLEEKGWLKQEAGQNAFSVLLFQDIAIIPILALLPLLAFAPQGNSKDISDSIIAGWPIWQQVGVSVAVIAAIIAGGKYVSAPLFRYIAQTHMREIFTIFALFLVVAISLVMQSIGLSPALGTFLAGVVLAESEFRHELEADIEPFKGLLLGLFFITVGASINFELLFNQFSTVIALVVLLIVIKACILLALAMAFNISRKQQLLFTLALAQGGEFAFVLLSVTTTLSILTPEQTNLVTLVVAVSMLIAPLLLMLYEQIQKRSYSSTAPEFDKPEQISTAKHVIIAGYGRFGQIMGRLLHAQGYEITVLDHSPSQIELLRRFGNTVFYGDAARQELLEAAGAHTAQMLVVAIDNPDKTIEIIKLAHKNYPQLKIVARAIDRRHAYQLLNLKVDAFNRETVDSAINLAIESLQLLGNSKEDAERAGKLFRDHDRASVLQLSELWGDDASYGVAVRQRMEDLKQVLQQDKQARQNLNTCDANDYENGLTESTVKPKNANDDAHLE from the coding sequence GTGTTAGAAATAGCGTTAATTTACTTAGCTGCCGCCATTGTTGCAGTTCCTATAGCAAAACGACTTGGACTTGGCTCTGTGCTGGGTTATTTAATTGCTGGCATTTTGATAGGCCCTTATGCATTAGGAGTCGTAGGTGACCAAACTGATGTAATGCACTTTGCTGAATTTGGCGTTGTGATGATGTTATTTTTAGTTGGCCTTGAACTGCAACCTTCGCGTTTGTGGACTCTGCGCCACTCAATTTTAGGGCTTGGCGGATTGCAGGTAGTATTAAGTGCAGCGGCTATTTTTGCCTTTTGTTATTGGTTTTTTGCCATGCATTGGCAAACAGCACTGGCTATAGGCTTAATGCTCGCACTGTCTTCAACTGCTATTGTGCTGCAAAGCTTAGAAGAAAAAGGCTGGTTAAAGCAAGAAGCTGGGCAAAATGCATTTTCAGTTTTATTATTTCAAGATATTGCGATTATTCCTATTTTAGCGCTGCTCCCTTTACTGGCTTTTGCACCACAAGGTAACTCAAAAGATATTAGCGACTCCATCATTGCAGGCTGGCCTATTTGGCAGCAAGTTGGGGTTTCTGTTGCTGTTATTGCCGCTATCATTGCTGGCGGTAAATATGTGTCGGCACCACTATTTAGATACATAGCACAAACCCACATGCGTGAAATATTCACAATTTTTGCATTGTTTTTAGTGGTGGCTATTTCGCTGGTGATGCAAAGTATTGGCTTATCGCCCGCACTGGGTACTTTTTTAGCCGGAGTTGTATTGGCCGAAAGTGAATTTAGACACGAGCTAGAAGCCGATATAGAACCCTTTAAAGGCTTATTACTGGGACTATTTTTTATCACGGTTGGTGCATCAATTAATTTTGAACTGCTGTTTAATCAGTTCAGTACCGTGATTGCCTTAGTGGTGCTATTAATTGTCATTAAAGCCTGTATTTTACTTGCCTTGGCAATGGCTTTTAATATTAGTCGTAAACAGCAACTGCTATTTACCTTAGCCCTTGCTCAGGGCGGCGAGTTTGCGTTTGTGCTGCTTAGTGTAACCACCACCTTGAGTATTTTAACCCCAGAGCAAACCAATTTAGTTACCCTTGTGGTTGCCGTTTCTATGCTAATAGCGCCTTTACTACTGATGTTGTATGAGCAAATTCAAAAGCGTAGCTATAGCAGCACGGCACCCGAATTTGATAAACCAGAACAAATAAGCACAGCTAAGCATGTGATCATTGCCGGATACGGCCGTTTTGGGCAAATTATGGGGCGTTTATTACATGCGCAAGGCTACGAAATTACCGTACTTGATCACAGCCCAAGCCAAATAGAACTGCTGCGCCGCTTTGGTAACACCGTATTTTACGGTGATGCTGCTCGCCAAGAACTGCTTGAAGCCGCAGGCGCGCATACTGCACAAATGCTGGTTGTTGCAATTGATAACCCAGATAAAACCATTGAAATTATTAAGCTGGCACATAAAAACTACCCACAATTAAAAATAGTGGCGCGCGCAATCGATCGTCGCCATGCGTATCAACTACTGAATCTAAAAGTGGATGCGTTTAACCGCGAAACCGTCGACTCAGCCATTAACTTAGCCATAGAATCACTGCAGCTACTTGGCAATAGCAAAGAAGACGCTGAGCGTGCTGGTAAATTATTTAGGGATCATGACCGTGCATCTGTGTTACAACTTTCTGAGCTTTGGGGAGATGATGCCAGCTACGGCGTTGCAGTACGCCAACGTATGGAAGATTTAAAGCAGGTATTACAACAAGATAAACAAGCACGGCAAAACTTAAATACCTGTGACGCCAACGATTATGAAAATGGCTTAACTGAGAGCACGGTTAAGCCAAAAAATGCTAATGATGATGCCCACCTTGAATAG
- a CDS encoding alkaline phosphatase, whose amino-acid sequence MNKLTVLSLAVMVALTGCSSDDDKNSNNILAVDNQIAVGSAQCVNGGVETQSGVDTNTNGQLESSEVTHTNLVCNDPATSLTSEQLASLSNNAWFSDAQTKLASAQDAASKVVTESGKAKNVILFVGDGMGISTITAARILAGQLQGEMGEDHQLSFETMPYSGFVKTYNVDAQTPDSAGTMTAMASGVKTDVGVIGIDEAVERGNCASGKGHELVTSLELAEIAGKSTGIVSTARITHATPAATYAKSADRNWEDISDMPASESANCEDIASQLVNFEKNLEARFSGVDVDGIEVVMGGGRRHFLPKDAAFNSADAVSAVEGDRTDARNLVTEWQTTYPTGTYVMDQTGFDAISDDATKVFGLFNESHMQYEADRANDVAGEPSLSQMTEKAINVLDNNDKGFFLTVESGRIDHAHHAGNAYNALNDTIELANAVKVAMENTNPEETLIVVTADHSHVFTIAGYPKRGNPILGKVVGVGQTEPSLAADDMPYTTVGYTNGGGFRDLGNETDADVGYNFAPVTGRVDLSNVDTTTPGFHQEALVPLSSETHAGEDVGVYAMGPGAHLVTGTNEQSFLFHVMDFAADFVKVADEKVAQ is encoded by the coding sequence ATGAATAAATTAACAGTACTTTCTTTAGCAGTAATGGTCGCATTAACTGGGTGTTCGAGTGATGACGACAAAAACAGTAATAATATTTTAGCGGTAGATAACCAAATCGCAGTAGGCTCAGCACAATGTGTTAATGGCGGCGTAGAAACGCAAAGCGGTGTTGATACCAATACTAATGGGCAATTAGAGAGCAGCGAAGTAACGCACACTAACTTAGTATGTAACGACCCAGCTACCTCATTAACGAGTGAACAGCTCGCTTCATTAAGTAACAATGCTTGGTTTAGCGACGCACAAACTAAACTTGCTAGTGCGCAAGATGCAGCAAGTAAGGTAGTAACAGAGTCAGGTAAAGCGAAAAACGTGATCTTGTTTGTTGGTGATGGTATGGGTATTTCTACCATAACGGCGGCGCGTATTTTAGCGGGGCAGTTGCAGGGTGAGATGGGTGAAGATCACCAATTAAGCTTTGAAACTATGCCGTATTCTGGGTTTGTAAAAACTTATAACGTAGATGCACAAACACCAGATTCTGCCGGTACGATGACAGCAATGGCCTCTGGTGTAAAAACCGATGTGGGTGTAATTGGTATTGATGAAGCGGTTGAGCGTGGTAATTGTGCATCAGGCAAAGGGCATGAGCTTGTTACTTCGTTAGAGCTTGCGGAAATTGCCGGTAAATCTACCGGTATTGTTTCTACGGCACGTATTACCCATGCAACGCCTGCGGCAACTTATGCTAAGTCGGCTGATCGTAACTGGGAAGATATTTCAGATATGCCAGCTTCAGAGTCAGCCAATTGTGAAGATATTGCTTCACAGCTGGTTAATTTTGAAAAGAACTTAGAAGCCCGTTTTAGTGGTGTTGATGTAGACGGAATCGAAGTGGTTATGGGTGGCGGGCGTCGTCATTTTTTACCTAAAGATGCAGCCTTTAATTCTGCAGATGCGGTGAGTGCTGTTGAAGGCGACCGTACTGATGCGCGTAATTTAGTGACAGAATGGCAAACAACTTACCCGACTGGTACTTACGTAATGGATCAAACTGGGTTTGATGCCATTAGCGATGATGCCACAAAGGTATTTGGTTTATTTAACGAATCGCACATGCAATACGAAGCAGACCGTGCCAATGATGTAGCGGGTGAGCCTTCGCTATCGCAAATGACCGAAAAAGCTATTAATGTTTTAGATAACAATGATAAAGGCTTTTTCTTAACAGTTGAGTCGGGCCGTATTGATCACGCCCACCATGCGGGTAACGCTTACAACGCATTAAACGACACTATTGAGTTAGCTAATGCGGTAAAAGTGGCGATGGAAAATACTAACCCAGAAGAAACACTAATCGTGGTCACGGCCGATCACAGCCATGTGTTTACTATTGCTGGTTACCCTAAACGTGGTAACCCAATATTGGGTAAGGTAGTGGGTGTAGGCCAAACTGAGCCAAGTTTAGCGGCCGATGATATGCCTTACACAACGGTTGGCTACACTAATGGTGGTGGCTTTAGAGACTTAGGTAATGAAACCGATGCAGATGTAGGATATAACTTTGCACCGGTTACAGGGCGTGTTGATTTAAGCAATGTTGATACTACAACGCCGGGCTTTCACCAAGAAGCACTTGTGCCACTATCATCAGAAACCCATGCGGGTGAAGATGTGGGGGTGTATGCAATGGGCCCAGGTGCGCATTTAGTAACAGGCACTAATGAGCAAAGCTTTTTGTTCCATGTTATGGACTTTGCTGCTGATTTTGTAAAAGTGGCGGATGAAAAAGTAGCGCAATAA
- a CDS encoding alkaline phosphatase — translation MKIKKVAAAIALTCAFSAVSHANVLPQSQKDSSWYSAAQTKLTTKTTQAQAVKSTKAKNVILFVGDGMGISTLTAARILQGQRNNQLGEEGYLSFEKFPYSAQVKTYNVDAQTPDSAGTMTAMISGVKTDVGVIGVDEKVERGNCTTAIGNELLTATELAEIKGLATGVVSTARITHATPGATYAKSADRNWEDISDMPEAAVNAGCEDIASQLVNFEKNLEARFIGTDVDGLDFVMGGGRRHFLPKDASANSNDAMSAVEGDRTDERNLVTEWQTQYPNGTYVMDQAGFDAIADDATQVFGLFNESHMQYEADRANDIAGEPSLTDMTTKAIDVLGKNEKGFFLTVESGRIDHAHHAGNAFNALNDTIEFAKAVQAAVDNTDPEETLILVTADHSHVFTIAGYPKRGNPILGKVVGVGQTTPTLAADNMPYTTVGYANGLGFRNLVDETDADASYETAAVAGRVELNGVDTNTPGFHQEATVPLGSETHAGEDISLHAMGPGAHLAQGVIEQNVVFHLINQALELTQQ, via the coding sequence ATGAAAATTAAAAAAGTCGCTGCGGCAATCGCACTTACCTGTGCGTTTAGTGCCGTTAGTCATGCCAATGTTCTACCGCAAAGTCAAAAAGACAGCAGCTGGTACAGTGCCGCACAAACAAAACTAACAACTAAAACAACGCAAGCACAAGCGGTTAAAAGCACCAAAGCTAAAAATGTAATTTTATTTGTTGGCGATGGCATGGGTATTTCTACCTTAACAGCGGCGCGTATTTTACAAGGTCAACGAAACAACCAGCTCGGTGAAGAAGGCTATTTAAGCTTTGAAAAATTCCCGTATTCAGCACAAGTTAAAACCTACAATGTTGACGCACAAACGCCAGATTCAGCAGGCACTATGACAGCAATGATCTCAGGGGTAAAAACCGATGTGGGTGTTATTGGGGTTGATGAGAAGGTTGAACGAGGTAACTGTACAACGGCTATCGGTAATGAATTATTAACAGCCACGGAGCTGGCTGAAATTAAAGGCTTAGCTACCGGTGTTGTTTCAACTGCACGTATCACTCATGCGACACCGGGTGCAACGTATGCTAAATCAGCTGATCGCAACTGGGAAGATATCTCAGACATGCCAGAGGCAGCAGTTAATGCAGGCTGTGAAGATATTGCCTCACAGCTAGTTAACTTTGAAAAAAACCTAGAAGCGCGTTTTATAGGTACCGATGTTGATGGCTTAGACTTTGTAATGGGTGGCGGCCGTCGTCACTTTTTACCTAAAGATGCATCTGCAAATTCAAATGATGCAATGAGCGCCGTAGAAGGCGATCGTACTGATGAGCGCAACCTTGTTACTGAATGGCAAACACAATATCCAAATGGCACTTATGTGATGGATCAAGCTGGGTTTGATGCTATTGCCGATGATGCAACCCAAGTCTTTGGCTTATTTAACGAATCGCACATGCAATACGAAGCTGACCGTGCCAACGATATAGCTGGTGAGCCGTCGCTTACCGATATGACAACTAAAGCGATTGATGTACTGGGTAAAAACGAAAAAGGCTTTTTCTTAACCGTAGAGTCGGGCCGTATTGACCATGCTCACCATGCGGGTAATGCTTTTAACGCACTTAACGACACTATTGAATTTGCAAAAGCCGTTCAAGCTGCCGTTGATAACACCGACCCTGAAGAAACGCTTATTTTAGTTACAGCCGATCACAGCCATGTGTTTACTATTGCAGGTTACCCGAAACGTGGTAACCCAATTTTAGGTAAAGTGGTTGGTGTTGGCCAAACTACACCAACGCTAGCTGCTGATAACATGCCATACACCACAGTAGGTTATGCAAATGGCCTCGGTTTTAGAAACTTAGTTGATGAAACGGATGCAGATGCAAGCTATGAAACAGCTGCGGTTGCAGGACGTGTTGAGCTAAATGGTGTTGATACAAATACGCCAGGTTTTCACCAAGAGGCTACTGTTCCACTTGGCTCTGAAACGCATGCAGGTGAAGATATTTCATTGCATGCAATGGGCCCAGGTGCTCACCTTGCTCAAGGTGTTATAGAACAAAACGTTGTATTTCATTTAATTAATCAAGCTCTTGAACTAACTCAGCAATAA